A portion of the Manihot esculenta cultivar AM560-2 chromosome 2, M.esculenta_v8, whole genome shotgun sequence genome contains these proteins:
- the LOC110608224 gene encoding uncharacterized protein LOC110608224: MEWSPQFAMKAYLHSLQLSRREDNTSSYGSTKLVEPKCMEFLSALAAGKQAKLMVEITTQGITPLTISLAVAAKQTGGKLICILPHHHQQQNFINKCRNHDLHLPDLEDLEDVIEFVPGGNPFKVAMQYKKIDFLVVDGKLEGHLKLLEMVDLNPSGCLIVGHNLQYREYEVSFGQVLNRKKGIDCVSLPIGEGMELTRIESFTKRKCRRFKRFHVIFEN; encoded by the exons ATGGAGTGGTCTCCTCAATTTGCCATGAAAGCTTACTTGCACAGTCTTCAACTG TCAAGGAGAGAAGACAACACTAGTTCATATGGAAGCACAAAACTCGTAGAACCCAAATGCATGGAGTTCTTATCAGCTTTAGCAGCTGGGAAGCAAGCCAAGTTAATGGTAGAAATAACCACACAAGGCATAACTCCATTGACAATCTCTTTAGCAGTAGCAGCAAAGCAAACAGGAGGAAAACTCATCTGCATtcttcctcatcatcatcaACAACAAAATTTCATCAACAAATGCAGAAACCATGATCTGCATCTTCCAGATCTTGAAGATCTGGAAGATGTGATTGAATTTGTTCCAGGAGGAAACCCTTTCAAGGTAGCCATGCAATACAAGAAAATAGATTTTCTTGTTGTTGATGGGAAATTGGAGGGTCATTTGAAGTTGCTTGAGATGGTTGATCTTAACCCTAGTGGGTGTCTTATAGTAGGGCATAATTTGCAGTATAGAGAATATGAAGTTTCTTTTGGTCAGGTTTTGAATAGGAAGAAAGGAATTGATTGTGTTAGTTTGCCTATTGGAGAAGGAATGGAGTTGACTAGAATTGAATCTTTCACCAAGAGAAAGTGTAGGAGATTTAAGAGATTTCATGTAATTTTTGAGAATtga